In a genomic window of Dyadobacter fermentans DSM 18053:
- a CDS encoding response regulator, whose translation MTSRIIVFDDNQERLNSVAMLLNLSADFICAGTFPNAGNLVADITASKPDLVLMDIDMPGLDGIEATRLVRKHFDALPVLIQTNFEEDDRIFGSLRAGANGYLLKKTSPERFLESLREALDGGAPMTGSIAARVLRHFSAESEAKKDYHLTEREKQILGFLVKGYSYKLIAAECTISYNTVNNHIRNIYDKLYVNSATEAVSLAIKERLV comes from the coding sequence ATGACATCTAGGATCATCGTTTTCGACGACAACCAGGAAAGGCTTAACAGCGTAGCCATGCTTCTGAACCTCTCCGCCGACTTTATTTGCGCCGGCACATTTCCCAATGCCGGCAACCTCGTCGCCGACATCACCGCCTCGAAACCGGACCTGGTGCTGATGGACATTGATATGCCCGGCCTGGACGGCATTGAAGCCACTAGGCTCGTCCGCAAGCATTTCGATGCATTGCCGGTGCTCATCCAAACCAATTTCGAAGAAGATGACCGGATATTCGGCAGTCTGAGGGCCGGCGCGAACGGTTATCTGCTCAAAAAAACGAGCCCCGAACGATTTCTTGAAAGCCTGCGGGAGGCGCTCGACGGCGGCGCTCCCATGACCGGCAGCATCGCCGCGAGGGTACTGCGGCACTTTTCGGCCGAGAGCGAGGCGAAAAAGGATTATCACCTTACCGAACGCGAAAAACAGATTCTGGGCTTTTTGGTAAAAGGATACAGCTACAAGCTCATTGCCGCGGAATGCACCATTTCCTACAATACCGTGAACAACCACATCCGAAATATTTACGACAAATTGTACGTAAACAGCGCCACGGAGGCTGTGAGCCTGGCCATTAAGGAAAGGCTGGTGTAA
- a CDS encoding choice-of-anchor Q domain-containing protein gives MEKLLQTRSIGRGRWPNGRRVLWAMLLCWQGMALFHTAASGQGISPGGNNILYVDINVNTSAGGYTGAGDSWANAVPQLADALRWARTEYAGGDHGWSSANPLRIFIAKGKYLPAYHIDDRYYTTDGGRNNGFVLVRDVQLFGGFDPAGGIVELDDARILPNAAAPGQGTVLSGDLSGNDSPDHFDNHAENVHHVVVAGGIVGSGSIDGVTISGGNADESMEGPLAVSGQFVTSSAGGGMYLVNASALVKNSLFYRNTAYMNGGAMVFGSASEPVFTDCTFQSNEAETGGGAGNYSAGPKFNDCIFSGNTSTSFGGGVANVQANAVFTGCRFVDNTSDAGGGMSNQASNPTITNTDFIGNKARNGGGMFNGDGLITITGCSFSGNSAESDGGGLANGGGEIVFSQCTFEGNRGEQRGGAMRNDGATVTIRNSRITGNTSIQGGAISNERHQSVSMFNTMMWGNTALMGGGVVSGLGGPVLVANCTIWGNVSTEYPAGALVAVQVPLNVVNSIIWGNEANGSSTTPEASIQFMGDQLPVVINSLVANWGGSDNWDPIRGVDGGGNIDIDPGFASLTATDANFLHLTLASPARNTGSNSAYTTVGGNLSNDLDLAGNPRSFGPAVDMGAFESQQADVVVQVLYVDAAGGDDSNNGTSWGTAFKTLSHALTLANADNDVDTILVAKGTYYPTGAAPGSNRADAFHIARGGMKVLGGYDAGTGQRNLAANRTILSGAIGDAGSPADNSYHVLVIAGIPADADSIEVNGFVISDSYADGGSSSSFNGVNVAQNYGGGIYSKQNGLGLKLRFANLIIRNNYANYGAGMFNDEQSSPMVVNCQITGNAAAYNGGGMLNRNGSSPQVINCTIAGNEADDGAGIFNNTNASPGIHNSIVYGNSSGISSYNNSNPTLTYSLVEGQPVGSGNLAGTVNPGFTAPAGYDAAPTNAGDYRLQACSPALNKGNNSLFPGLAAHDANGDVRTAHSLIDLGAFEHQGALPTAAEALAKNGDQITRMVTRVTDFWANDEACRLVARLEPTGNTPLSGSVTGRVDVDAEVAFHNGSPYVQRHYLFNGPAGGTARMTLYFTQNEFDRFSQTLPSGPLPANAADEANKGNLRVFQYTGTTGSKPEDFDGAPSVIDPDDGNIRWDEAKQRWEVTFLVNGFSGFFIGSVASPLPVKVVSFAGKADAENAVTLDWRVAEQENIDAYHIQFSTNGRDFQHAGTVAAIETAETTYTFRHQPPLSSAVLYYRLLISEGDGSHSYSRIIDVKLPDHQSAFIYPNPASDGFRIKRRGAAGATASLVDMFGTRLKTWKFLSDEDYVDIRSLPAATYFIVFADGTSLKLFKN, from the coding sequence ATGGAAAAACTTCTACAAACTAGATCGATAGGCCGCGGTCGTTGGCCTAACGGTCGCCGCGTATTATGGGCTATGCTGCTGTGCTGGCAGGGAATGGCATTGTTTCACACCGCCGCATCCGGGCAGGGCATTTCACCCGGCGGCAATAACATTTTGTACGTCGACATTAATGTGAATACCTCGGCCGGCGGCTACACCGGAGCCGGTGATTCATGGGCCAATGCCGTCCCGCAACTGGCCGACGCTCTCCGCTGGGCCAGAACGGAATATGCCGGCGGCGACCACGGATGGAGCAGCGCCAATCCCCTCCGGATTTTTATTGCAAAAGGGAAGTATTTGCCTGCCTATCACATAGACGACCGGTATTACACCACCGACGGCGGCAGGAACAACGGCTTCGTGCTGGTACGCGACGTGCAGCTCTTCGGCGGTTTTGATCCTGCCGGCGGCATTGTGGAGCTCGATGATGCGCGTATCCTTCCGAATGCGGCGGCGCCCGGGCAAGGTACGGTATTGAGCGGTGACCTCAGCGGAAACGATAGTCCCGACCATTTCGACAATCATGCGGAAAATGTGCACCACGTGGTTGTGGCGGGAGGGATTGTAGGGTCGGGAAGTATCGATGGTGTTACGATTTCCGGCGGTAATGCCGACGAAAGTATGGAGGGGCCGCTAGCGGTAAGCGGTCAGTTTGTAACCTCGTCGGCCGGGGGCGGAATGTATTTGGTTAACGCATCGGCATTGGTGAAGAACAGCCTTTTTTACCGGAATACCGCATACATGAATGGGGGAGCGATGGTCTTTGGCTCGGCTTCGGAGCCTGTATTCACTGATTGTACATTCCAATCCAATGAGGCTGAGACCGGTGGCGGAGCGGGCAATTACAGCGCCGGCCCGAAGTTCAATGACTGTATTTTTTCCGGCAATACTTCAACTTCCTTTGGGGGAGGTGTCGCCAACGTTCAGGCCAACGCCGTGTTTACGGGTTGCCGGTTCGTGGACAACACGTCCGATGCAGGCGGAGGAATGTCGAACCAGGCAAGTAATCCGACGATCACCAATACGGATTTCATCGGAAACAAGGCCCGAAACGGCGGAGGCATGTTCAACGGTGACGGGCTGATCACCATAACCGGATGCTCGTTTTCGGGGAATTCGGCCGAGTCGGATGGCGGCGGTTTGGCGAACGGAGGAGGAGAGATTGTGTTCTCCCAATGCACGTTCGAGGGAAACAGGGGCGAGCAGCGGGGCGGTGCCATGCGAAACGATGGTGCCACCGTAACGATCCGAAACAGCCGCATTACCGGCAACACCTCGATCCAGGGCGGGGCGATCAGCAACGAAAGGCACCAATCCGTTTCGATGTTCAATACTATGATGTGGGGAAATACTGCGCTCATGGGTGGAGGGGTGGTCAGTGGGTTGGGAGGCCCTGTGCTCGTGGCTAATTGCACCATCTGGGGAAATGTGAGTACCGAATATCCTGCCGGGGCCCTTGTGGCCGTTCAGGTGCCGCTGAATGTGGTGAACTCAATTATCTGGGGAAATGAAGCGAATGGAAGCAGCACTACGCCCGAGGCATCCATCCAATTTATGGGGGATCAGTTGCCGGTCGTCATCAACAGCCTGGTGGCAAACTGGGGCGGCAGCGATAACTGGGACCCCATCAGGGGAGTTGATGGCGGTGGTAACATTGATATTGACCCTGGCTTCGCATCCCTTACTGCCACAGACGCAAATTTCCTGCATCTCACCCTTGCAAGTCCTGCCCGCAATACCGGAAGCAACAGCGCATACACCACGGTAGGGGGAAATCTCAGCAATGACCTCGATTTGGCGGGTAACCCGCGCTCGTTCGGCCCGGCGGTGGATATGGGGGCGTTTGAAAGCCAGCAGGCGGATGTGGTCGTTCAGGTGTTGTATGTCGATGCAGCGGGCGGAGACGATAGCAATAACGGCACTTCCTGGGGTACGGCATTCAAGACCTTATCTCACGCACTAACCCTCGCGAATGCGGATAACGATGTGGACACGATCCTCGTTGCAAAAGGGACTTATTATCCCACCGGCGCCGCTCCGGGTAGCAACCGCGCCGATGCCTTCCATATCGCTCGCGGCGGCATGAAGGTCCTCGGCGGATATGACGCCGGAACCGGCCAGCGCAATCTCGCCGCTAACCGCACCATATTGAGCGGGGCCATTGGCGACGCCGGCTCACCGGCCGACAACAGCTACCACGTGCTCGTGATCGCGGGTATTCCGGCGGATGCAGACAGCATTGAGGTCAACGGGTTTGTCATTTCGGACAGCTATGCCGATGGGGGGAGCAGCAGCAGTTTCAACGGCGTAAATGTGGCGCAGAACTACGGTGGAGGTATTTACAGTAAACAAAATGGTTTGGGTTTGAAACTCCGGTTCGCCAATCTCATCATCCGGAACAACTATGCAAACTATGGCGCGGGGATGTTCAACGACGAGCAATCGTCGCCCATGGTGGTCAACTGCCAGATCACCGGCAACGCCGCTGCCTACAATGGCGGCGGGATGCTGAACCGGAACGGATCTTCGCCCCAGGTCATCAACTGCACCATCGCCGGGAACGAGGCCGACGATGGCGCCGGGATCTTTAATAACACCAATGCTTCGCCGGGCATTCACAACAGCATTGTTTACGGCAACAGCTCGGGCATTAGCAGTTATAACAACAGCAACCCAACGCTCACATACAGCCTCGTGGAAGGCCAGCCGGTGGGCTCGGGCAACCTGGCGGGGACGGTTAACCCCGGCTTCACCGCCCCGGCAGGGTACGACGCCGCACCCACCAATGCAGGCGACTATCGCTTGCAGGCGTGCAGCCCGGCATTGAACAAAGGCAACAATTCCCTGTTCCCCGGATTGGCTGCCCACGACGCGAACGGAGACGTCCGCACGGCTCATTCGCTGATCGACCTCGGTGCATTCGAGCACCAGGGTGCATTGCCCACAGCCGCCGAAGCCCTGGCTAAAAACGGCGATCAGATTACCCGAATGGTCACGAGGGTCACGGATTTCTGGGCTAATGACGAAGCCTGCCGCCTGGTAGCCCGGCTCGAACCGACCGGCAATACGCCTCTCTCGGGCAGCGTGACGGGCCGCGTCGACGTGGACGCCGAAGTGGCATTCCACAACGGCTCGCCCTACGTCCAGCGGCATTACCTCTTCAACGGCCCCGCGGGCGGAACGGCCCGGATGACGCTCTACTTCACGCAAAACGAATTTGACCGTTTCAGCCAGACGCTTCCTTCCGGCCCGCTACCGGCTAATGCCGCCGACGAGGCCAACAAAGGCAATCTCCGCGTATTCCAGTATACAGGCACTACGGGGAGCAAGCCGGAAGATTTTGACGGTGCCCCGTCGGTCATCGACCCGGACGATGGCAACATCCGCTGGGACGAGGCGAAGCAGCGCTGGGAAGTCACGTTCCTCGTGAACGGTTTCAGCGGGTTCTTCATCGGGTCGGTGGCCAGCCCATTGCCTGTAAAAGTGGTATCGTTTGCCGGAAAAGCGGACGCGGAAAATGCCGTCACACTCGACTGGCGCGTGGCGGAGCAGGAAAATATCGACGCCTATCACATTCAGTTCAGCACCAATGGCCGTGATTTTCAGCACGCCGGAACGGTAGCAGCCATCGAAACCGCCGAAACGACCTACACTTTCCGGCATCAACCGCCGCTGAGCAGCGCGGTGCTCTACTATCGTCTGCTGATCTCGGAGGGGGACGGATCTCACAGTTACAGCAGGATCATTGACGTGAAATTGCCGGATCATCAATCCGCATTTATTTATCCTAACCCGGCTAGTGACGGTTTCCGAATCAAGAGGCGGGGAGCAGCCGGAGCCACAGCAAGCCTGGTGGACATGTTCGGCACCCGTTTGAAAACTTGGAAATTCCTGTCCGACGAGGATTACGTGGACATCCGATCGCTTCCAGCGGCGACTTACTTCATCGTCTTTGCCGATGGTACTTCGCTGAAACTCTTCAAGAATTAA
- a CDS encoding sensor histidine kinase, with product MLKPAAAQDYTITKLKLFPDRDEVLIKDVATDSKGFIWFLTNGEIYRYDGYRSLDVLRTIADQVPTADMPQRILIDRRDRLWMAGNANLSYLDLRTWKVQPVSPALLPPVEHREVFSITELSDGTIVVAYENGHLLLVKGNEFVRVDELFELGRKSSNKLSPRGLTIWKGKIWVGTTGGSLLSIDPARGHRTQIRKLPGEDSYVRTLIGCADTLFVDVPKRVNIRLDDGFGLPMRPQGFELSADKYFVLKEGTDMHIYAEDDALYVMDAALRLRQKLRIPTKRKFRTVAAKIFNREIVLGTEEGIFVAYPKTKGLSELDIVNSGPNKSTRGIHVYPDGSIFYGTYNGAGYVEPGGKAFVFPELKHAYTLLPMNANELLVGTEGGFLKVFNRQKRRIEPLQYSLSPDVREKYAAHLPIYVMCLAESKTDFLIGGMNGLWLLNKKSRQLHRYELTGGSPHALDLQIRHMHQLSEGHLLLSTNLGLFELNQGMLTKQYPKSGNMGVYKVIVDGDKRWIATQGAGLVAIDNNGREAQYVTTENGLSNNLIYSLEKVGDVMVLGTADGLNLVNAQQRVRRIGMAEGLSQSELNSGASFVDKARRRVYVGGLMGYTVLDMNRDWFGQHDQLESYVTEIHTSTGKAGQRARDYTWPYRGEKHLSLDHNQSLTALYVGTPGNYRANSEVTYSLNASDWEPLVRGQFISLIEPSPGAYTVHLRTRSLGLENKLNEVTVIKQPHFSQTWWFRALLACCAVGIVMLWYRSRIAKIRREQDIRNRIAADLHDEVGSSLTRIFFQANALAGDPERQPRQLELIADTSKQALLTMSDMVWSIDSRFDTMKDLVIRMKDYVYRLREELDFSYRFEEGAEVESGKVSQAVRQNLFLIFKEALINAIKYSDGSEIYISLHVDPVIRLIVSNRYPGKPVLMNDRQGGRGLENMELRAGKVGGKLAVTDSNGAFRIVFEIPPKRGM from the coding sequence TTGTTAAAACCCGCCGCGGCGCAGGATTATACCATCACCAAACTGAAACTCTTTCCCGACCGCGACGAAGTGCTGATCAAGGATGTGGCGACGGATAGTAAAGGCTTCATCTGGTTTCTGACCAACGGCGAGATTTACCGCTACGACGGCTACCGGTCGCTCGACGTGCTACGAACGATCGCGGACCAGGTCCCTACCGCCGATATGCCGCAACGAATCCTCATCGATCGCCGCGACAGGCTGTGGATGGCGGGCAATGCAAACCTCAGTTACCTCGATCTCAGGACGTGGAAGGTGCAGCCGGTATCGCCGGCCCTGTTGCCGCCGGTGGAGCACCGCGAGGTGTTTTCGATCACCGAGCTGTCGGACGGCACCATCGTTGTGGCTTATGAAAACGGGCATTTGCTGTTGGTGAAGGGAAATGAGTTTGTGCGTGTGGACGAACTGTTCGAACTTGGCCGGAAATCCAGCAATAAATTATCGCCCCGCGGCCTGACCATCTGGAAAGGTAAAATCTGGGTCGGGACGACCGGCGGCAGCCTGCTCTCCATCGACCCCGCGCGCGGCCATCGCACGCAAATCCGGAAATTGCCGGGCGAAGACAGTTACGTAAGGACATTGATAGGCTGCGCGGATACCCTGTTTGTAGATGTTCCGAAGCGTGTCAATATCCGTTTGGACGACGGTTTCGGGCTGCCAATGCGGCCGCAGGGTTTTGAACTGTCGGCCGATAAATACTTTGTGCTGAAAGAAGGAACCGACATGCATATTTACGCCGAGGACGACGCCTTGTACGTGATGGACGCGGCATTGCGCCTGCGCCAGAAGCTGCGAATCCCGACCAAACGGAAGTTCAGGACGGTAGCCGCGAAGATCTTCAACAGGGAAATTGTGCTCGGGACGGAGGAAGGGATATTTGTCGCTTATCCAAAAACGAAAGGGCTTTCCGAACTCGATATCGTCAATTCCGGCCCTAACAAGAGCACGCGGGGCATTCACGTTTACCCCGACGGTTCCATTTTTTATGGCACGTATAATGGCGCAGGATATGTAGAGCCGGGTGGAAAGGCATTTGTTTTTCCCGAATTGAAGCACGCCTACACCCTGCTGCCGATGAATGCCAACGAACTGCTGGTAGGCACCGAGGGCGGTTTCCTAAAAGTGTTTAACCGGCAGAAGCGGCGGATCGAACCGTTGCAATACAGTCTGTCGCCGGATGTCCGCGAAAAGTACGCCGCGCATTTGCCGATCTACGTCATGTGCCTGGCCGAAAGCAAGACCGATTTCCTGATCGGCGGGATGAACGGGCTTTGGCTGCTCAATAAAAAAAGCCGGCAGCTCCACCGCTACGAGCTCACCGGCGGCTCGCCCCACGCGCTCGATTTGCAGATCAGGCACATGCACCAGCTTTCCGAAGGGCATTTGCTGCTGAGCACGAACCTCGGCCTTTTTGAACTGAACCAGGGAATGCTGACAAAACAGTATCCTAAATCCGGCAATATGGGTGTGTACAAGGTCATTGTCGATGGCGACAAGCGCTGGATTGCCACGCAGGGTGCGGGCCTGGTCGCGATCGACAACAACGGCAGGGAAGCACAGTACGTCACCACGGAGAATGGATTGAGTAATAACCTCATTTACAGTCTCGAAAAGGTAGGCGACGTAATGGTCCTGGGCACCGCCGACGGGCTGAACCTCGTGAATGCGCAGCAGCGCGTACGCCGCATTGGAATGGCCGAAGGGCTTAGCCAGTCGGAATTGAACTCGGGCGCGTCCTTCGTGGACAAGGCGCGCCGGCGCGTATATGTGGGAGGGTTAATGGGTTATACTGTTTTGGACATGAACCGGGATTGGTTCGGGCAGCATGATCAGCTGGAAAGCTATGTGACGGAGATCCACACGTCCACCGGCAAAGCCGGGCAGAGAGCGCGGGACTACACATGGCCCTACCGCGGCGAGAAGCATCTTTCGCTCGATCACAACCAAAGTCTTACGGCATTGTATGTGGGAACACCCGGCAACTACCGCGCGAACAGCGAAGTAACTTATTCGCTCAATGCGAGTGATTGGGAACCGCTCGTGCGCGGCCAGTTCATTTCACTCATTGAGCCATCGCCGGGAGCTTACACAGTCCATTTGCGGACCCGCAGCCTCGGTTTGGAAAATAAACTGAACGAAGTGACGGTGATCAAGCAACCGCATTTTTCCCAAACGTGGTGGTTTCGCGCATTGCTGGCCTGCTGTGCCGTCGGGATTGTAATGCTTTGGTACCGGAGCCGGATTGCCAAAATCCGCCGCGAGCAGGACATCCGCAACCGCATTGCCGCAGATCTGCACGACGAAGTGGGGAGTTCGCTTACCCGTATATTTTTTCAGGCCAATGCCCTGGCCGGCGACCCGGAAAGGCAGCCGAGGCAGCTCGAACTGATCGCCGACACCAGTAAGCAGGCCCTGCTGACGATGAGCGACATGGTATGGTCCATCGACTCGCGGTTTGATACCATGAAAGACCTCGTTATCCGGATGAAGGATTATGTATACCGCCTCCGGGAGGAGCTTGATTTCAGTTACCGGTTCGAGGAAGGTGCGGAGGTAGAGTCGGGGAAGGTTTCACAGGCCGTCCGGCAAAACCTCTTCCTGATCTTTAAAGAGGCATTGATCAACGCCATCAAGTACAGCGACGGTTCGGAGATATACATTTCACTGCACGTTGATCCGGTGATCCGGCTTATTGTTTCCAACCGCTATCCCGGAAAGCCGGTTTTAATGAACGACCGGCAGGGCGGGCGCGGGCTCGAAAACATGGAACTGCGCGCCGGGAAGGTCGGGGGAAAGCTCGCGGTGACCGATTCTAATGGAGCATTTCGCATTGTTTTTGAAATACCACCCAAAAGAGGGATGTAA
- a CDS encoding response regulator transcription factor, with product MIRLGIIEDDDEIRHMLDHYLGGQPGISVLLSAPSVESFFEQWNDPIFLDIVLSDIGLPGESGIKGISRIKRRAPKCGVMMLTVYDDASRIFQALCNGATGYLLKQTPLPQIREAVTSLYEGGAPMSPGIARKVVEYFNPKNAGQLSENLTPREAQIVLAIEEGLTNKEVAVRMDISLETVKYHIKNIYEKLQVNSRHALISRKFR from the coding sequence ATGATACGACTGGGCATTATTGAAGACGACGATGAGATCAGGCACATGCTGGACCATTACCTGGGAGGCCAGCCGGGCATTTCGGTGCTGTTATCGGCTCCGTCGGTTGAGTCGTTTTTCGAGCAATGGAACGACCCGATTTTTCTGGACATTGTATTATCCGACATCGGCTTGCCGGGCGAGTCGGGCATTAAGGGCATATCGCGCATCAAACGGCGGGCGCCCAAATGCGGCGTGATGATGCTCACCGTTTACGACGACGCCAGCCGGATTTTCCAGGCATTGTGTAATGGTGCTACGGGCTATTTGCTCAAACAAACGCCTTTGCCGCAAATCAGGGAGGCGGTTACGTCCCTGTACGAAGGCGGCGCACCCATGTCGCCGGGCATCGCGCGGAAGGTGGTGGAGTATTTCAATCCTAAAAATGCCGGGCAATTGTCCGAAAACCTGACGCCCCGGGAGGCGCAGATCGTGCTGGCGATCGAGGAGGGGCTTACCAACAAGGAAGTGGCGGTGCGGATGGACATTTCGCTGGAAACCGTCAAGTACCACATCAAGAACATTTACGAAAAACTTCAGGTCAATAGCCGGCACGCGCTCATCAGCCGGAAATTCAGATAG